In a single window of the Ruminococcus albus 7 = DSM 20455 genome:
- the tnpB gene encoding IS66 family insertion sequence element accessory protein TnpB (TnpB, as the term is used for proteins encoded by IS66 family insertion elements, is considered an accessory protein, since TnpC, encoded by a neighboring gene, is a DDE family transposase.) — protein sequence MLNDLAADAQVYLVTGYTDLRRGIDGLATIVQAQLRLDPFSKALFLFCGRRCDRIKGLLWEGDGFLLLYKRLDNGRFQWPRSETEAVMLTSQQIRWLLEGLKIEQPKAIREGKPGALY from the coding sequence ATGCTGAATGATCTGGCAGCGGACGCACAGGTCTATCTTGTTACGGGATACACCGACCTTCGACGCGGGATAGACGGACTTGCGACTATCGTTCAGGCTCAGCTTCGACTTGACCCGTTCTCGAAAGCATTGTTTTTGTTCTGCGGCAGACGTTGTGACCGCATCAAAGGTCTGCTGTGGGAGGGCGATGGTTTTCTGCTGTTGTACAAGCGCCTTGACAACGGAAGATTCCAGTGGCCGCGCAGTGAGACCGAAGCAGTAATGCTCACATCTCAGCAAATTCGCTGGCTTCTGGAAGGCTTGAAAATAGAGCAGCCGAAGGCTATCCGTGAGGGAAAGCCGGGGGCGCTGTATTAA
- the tnpA gene encoding IS66 family insertion sequence element accessory protein TnpA: MDKTTSITTIKKEMQLQEWSAQIKAQQASGLTIREWCKEKGIKPNTYYNRLRKVREKYIENSPTIVPVSVPCSNENIRIEKNGLQISLPADISADTLTALVHELC; encoded by the coding sequence ATGGACAAAACAACATCCATCACAACAATCAAAAAAGAAATGCAGCTTCAGGAATGGTCTGCGCAGATCAAAGCACAGCAGGCAAGCGGTCTGACGATCCGGGAATGGTGCAAAGAAAAAGGGATCAAGCCAAACACGTATTACAACCGCCTAAGAAAAGTTCGTGAAAAGTATATCGAAAATTCTCCGACCATCGTTCCTGTATCAGTTCCTTGCTCAAACGAAAATATCCGCATTGAGAAAAACGGACTTCAAATATCTCTTCCGGCAGATATATCTGCGGACACTCTGACCGCTTTGGTGCATGAGCTATGCTGA
- a CDS encoding BspA family leucine-rich repeat surface protein has product MKLKKILAVVMSLCMVAGTVSYGAPVITQSITAQAADSATNGFSFNQTTGTLTLSDTVDGATLRKFNNKYGYRVKSVIAEKGTVLPKDSSLLFRNYTNCSSIDLSNADTSNVTNMSRMFDNCCKLKSLNVSGFDTSKVTYMDEMFCYCKSLTSLDVSGFDTSAVTDMRDMFDGCNELISLDVSKFDTSRVTDMSSMFGGCFKLTSIDVTAFDTSRVTDMNGMFSSCKSLTSLDVSGFDTSKVTKMSDMFSWCHSLTALDLSNFDTSKVKDMYHMFGDCFKLTTLDLSSFDTSNVRDISYMFYGCGELTSLDLSGFDTSKVTEKSDLSSSSCMFSSCNKLESLTLGENFKNVLKKAQLPNSKVWVNMKAPTRIVSGDEKFAVIKNNGKNTYITYTPTYPTNIKVEYSQEYNRKRITPSTYPTEV; this is encoded by the coding sequence ATGAAGTTAAAAAAAATTTTAGCAGTAGTGATGTCACTTTGTATGGTGGCAGGAACTGTCAGCTATGGAGCACCTGTTATCACACAGAGCATAACTGCGCAGGCAGCTGATTCAGCAACAAACGGTTTTTCATTTAACCAAACAACAGGTACGCTTACGCTTAGCGATACGGTTGATGGTGCTACTTTGCGTAAATTTAACAATAAGTATGGCTATCGTGTTAAATCTGTCATAGCTGAAAAAGGTACAGTTCTTCCTAAAGACAGCAGCCTTCTTTTTCGTAATTATACAAATTGTTCTTCTATCGATCTTTCAAATGCGGATACAAGCAATGTTACAAATATGAGCAGAATGTTCGATAACTGTTGCAAGCTTAAATCGCTCAATGTAAGTGGATTTGATACAAGTAAAGTTACATATATGGACGAGATGTTCTGTTACTGTAAAAGTTTGACATCGCTTGATGTAAGCGGATTTGATACAAGCGCAGTTACAGATATGAGAGATATGTTCGATGGCTGTAACGAATTGATATCACTTGATGTAAGCAAATTTGATACAAGCAGAGTTACAGATATGAGTAGTATGTTTGGTGGCTGTTTCAAATTGACTTCAATTGATGTTACTGCATTTGATACAAGCAGGGTTACAGATATGAACGGTATGTTCAGTTCCTGTAAAAGCTTGACATCGCTTGATGTAAGTGGATTTGATACGAGCAAAGTTACAAAGATGAGCGATATGTTTTCTTGGTGTCATAGCCTGACTGCACTTGATCTTAGCAATTTTGATACAAGTAAAGTTAAAGATATGTATCATATGTTTGGTGATTGTTTCAAACTAACCACACTGGATTTAAGCTCTTTTGATACAAGCAATGTTAGAGATATCAGTTATATGTTTTATGGCTGCGGTGAATTGACATCACTTGATTTAAGTGGTTTTGATACAAGCAAGGTTACAGAAAAGTCTGATTTGTCCAGTTCTAGTTGTATGTTCAGTTCTTGTAATAAACTGGAGTCCCTTACTCTTGGTGAGAATTTCAAAAATGTTCTCAAAAAAGCACAACTTCCCAACAGCAAAGTCTGGGTAAATATGAAAGCTCCTACAAGAATAGTAAGCGGTGACGAAAAATTTGCAGTTATCAAGAATAACGGGAAGAATACCTATATAACCTATACTCCCACCTATCCTACCAACATCAAAGTTGAATACAGCCAAGAATATAACCGTAAGCGTATAACCCCCAGCACCTACCCCACCGAAGTCTAA
- a CDS encoding HD domain-containing protein — protein sequence MLASQLGIKTSLDECTDIIRRILRSAALLHDTGKLTYSFQYKITDNIESHAELLYSERIILNKKLNNTRTVHHAAAGA from the coding sequence ATATTAGCATCACAGCTGGGTATAAAAACTTCATTAGATGAATGTACAGACATAATACGTAGAATTCTCCGATCAGCTGCACTGCTCCACGATACAGGTAAACTTACATACTCTTTTCAATACAAAATAACTGATAATATCGAAAGTCACGCAGAATTGCTTTATTCAGAAAGAATAATACTTAATAAAAAACTCAATAATACCAGAACTGTTCATCATGCAGCAGCCGGTGCGTGA
- a CDS encoding GNAT family N-acetyltransferase yields the protein MKLTLETERLILRPFTIEDAQEVFFGWANDPEVTKYLTWNTHKDIEETKRILSLWIDEYEKPERLNFAIELKKEDKLIGGIDVVGYLGGVQGTPVIGYNLARKYWGNGYMTEACHCVIEYLFSKGYSEIRIDAMSENIASIRVIQKCGGIFLKTDEDYYPLKDKTVLINRYIIKNN from the coding sequence ATGAAATTGACTTTGGAAACAGAAAGACTGATTTTAAGACCTTTCACAATAGAGGATGCACAAGAAGTGTTCTTTGGCTGGGCAAACGATCCCGAAGTCACAAAATATCTCACATGGAATACTCACAAAGATATTGAAGAAACAAAGAGGATACTGAGTTTATGGATTGATGAGTATGAAAAGCCTGAACGCCTGAATTTTGCAATAGAACTAAAGAAAGAAGATAAGCTGATTGGCGGAATTGATGTGGTCGGTTATTTAGGAGGTGTCCAAGGTACTCCTGTAATAGGATATAATTTGGCACGGAAATATTGGGGTAATGGCTACATGACAGAAGCCTGTCACTGTGTGATAGAATATTTATTTTCCAAAGGCTATTCTGAAATAAGGATAGATGCTATGTCTGAAAATATTGCTTCTATCAGGGTTATTCAAAAATGCGGCGGTATATTTCTTAAAACCGACGAGGATTATTATCCGTTAAAAGACAAAACAGTGTTAATCAACAGATACATTATCAAGAACAACTAA
- a CDS encoding LytR/AlgR family response regulator transcription factor: MKIAVCDDEKMFRNEVIILLNKYAEENNIILDITEFDDGGKVVAAKTVFDMIFLDHQMNELNGLDTIKRIREKNIDTKVVFVSSYSEIVFDSMKYNAFRFIVKPVTKDKLYEAMDAALEISSSERKLIVKDEEYNESIVVYEKDVIYAQADNVYTYIITAEGSFRYPYNLSTLEEELDSGGFFRTNRSYIVNLEHINSYDKTGITLSNGHKAVISRSKYKDFNNCYLNYLKRSSSR, from the coding sequence ATGAAGATCGCAGTATGTGATGACGAAAAGATGTTTCGTAATGAAGTTATCATTCTGCTTAATAAATATGCAGAAGAGAATAATATTATCCTTGATATAACCGAATTTGATGACGGCGGGAAGGTCGTGGCTGCCAAGACGGTTTTTGATATGATATTTCTCGATCATCAGATGAATGAACTGAACGGACTGGATACTATAAAACGTATACGTGAAAAAAATATAGATACGAAAGTTGTTTTTGTAAGCAGTTATTCAGAGATAGTATTTGACAGCATGAAATACAATGCATTCAGGTTCATAGTAAAGCCTGTTACAAAGGATAAGCTTTATGAGGCTATGGATGCTGCACTTGAAATCAGCAGCAGCGAGCGCAAGCTGATAGTAAAGGATGAAGAGTATAATGAGAGCATAGTGGTGTATGAAAAGGATGTTATATACGCGCAGGCGGACAATGTATATACATACATAATAACAGCGGAAGGCTCGTTCAGGTATCCTTACAATCTTTCAACGCTTGAAGAGGAGCTGGATTCGGGGGGGTTTTTCAGGACGAACAGGTCTTATATAGTAAATCTTGAGCATATAAATTCCTACGATAAGACGGGTATCACCTTATCGAACGGACATAAAGCTGTGATATCAAGATCAAAGTACAAGGATTTCAACAATTGTTATCTCAATTATTTAAAGAGATCTTCATCAAGATGA
- a CDS encoding Spo0B domain-containing protein, which translates to MKFTSVKLLFYVKLYIIPICIISMFIIILLISNSMSKFYYKRSAELLDKQLDMQAKYYEKIDEMTTDIRKFRHDYKNHMHCLKSLLGSKKIDDALEYLDSISANPTMNKTSFKSGNTIADAILNDKAAIAAHENFRLNFS; encoded by the coding sequence ATGAAATTTACAAGTGTGAAGCTGTTGTTCTATGTCAAATTATATATTATACCTATCTGTATAATTTCAATGTTTATCATAATCCTTTTGATATCAAACAGTATGTCCAAATTCTACTATAAAAGGTCAGCGGAATTGCTGGACAAGCAGCTGGATATGCAGGCTAAGTATTACGAAAAAATCGATGAGATGACTACGGATATCAGGAAATTCAGGCACGATTATAAAAATCACATGCATTGTCTGAAGTCGCTGCTGGGCAGCAAGAAAATAGATGATGCGCTGGAGTATCTGGATTCCATATCCGCTAATCCAACTATGAACAAAACATCATTCAAAAGCGGCAATACCATAGCCGATGCGATACTAAACGATAAGGCTGCAATAGCAGCACATGAGAATTTCAGGCTGAATTTCTCGTGA
- a CDS encoding ATP-binding protein, whose product MISEKVSAFDICTILSNALDNSIEACRRLKSAEDRYIDVNCVLKNDMQMICISNPSDTDDPDLKTSKDNKNEHGFGLYNIKKTVDSLDGTVNISQTSPVFVLDVMFRIKMPETA is encoded by the coding sequence GTGATCTCGGAAAAAGTATCGGCATTCGATATATGCACCATTCTTTCAAATGCACTGGATAATTCCATAGAAGCCTGTCGAAGGCTGAAAAGTGCAGAGGATAGGTATATAGACGTAAACTGCGTGCTTAAAAATGATATGCAGATGATATGTATATCAAATCCATCGGATACTGATGATCCGGATCTTAAAACTTCAAAGGATAATAAAAATGAGCATGGCTTTGGTCTTTATAATATAAAGAAGACAGTTGATTCACTGGATGGAACAGTGAATATCTCACAGACCTCGCCTGTATTCGTCCTGGATGTAATGTTCAGGATAAAAATGCCTGAAACGGCGTGA
- a CDS encoding radical SAM protein, with amino-acid sequence MRKFTKNLLFLQNKEQVIVGNKCECTFLKMSTECYDILNGFVKRGIGKHEYEKIFEDKEDKEYFSELHDKLVEKKILVDVNDKELLTDFDIQWEVTNQCNLHCKHCIADAVTTKTLIADRDEIYAIADKILGVKPRLITVTGGEPMVLPFFFELSEYLRKNTRGEMNLMTNGTYITEENAAKIKELYDAVFISVDGSDEKSCSEIRGAGVFGKVMDAIKYLKAAGVKNISLSFVLTAQNREHEKPFLKLCRELEVSPMVRTFSPVGRGKDHKDWYIQDESVEDNDPVDPEFVKKTKENQPYIEFGACGGRYGSFTVNAKGNMFLCAPYECSEKPIGNILEVDDINKYFYEEEFRKTESYLNFEKKMPENFKRCQECSVKYFCWHCPFLFEQSLKNEKSFDNYCKIRKKEIGFSLWGEI; translated from the coding sequence ATGAGGAAATTTACAAAGAATCTGCTGTTCCTGCAGAATAAGGAGCAGGTGATAGTCGGCAACAAATGCGAATGTACTTTCCTGAAAATGAGCACAGAGTGCTACGATATACTGAACGGCTTTGTGAAGAGAGGTATAGGAAAGCATGAGTATGAAAAAATTTTTGAAGATAAAGAAGATAAGGAGTACTTCAGCGAGCTTCATGACAAGCTGGTTGAGAAAAAGATACTTGTTGATGTAAATGACAAGGAGCTCCTTACAGATTTCGATATACAGTGGGAAGTAACAAATCAGTGCAATCTGCACTGCAAGCACTGCATAGCAGATGCAGTTACTACCAAGACGCTGATAGCTGACAGAGATGAGATATATGCCATAGCCGATAAGATACTCGGCGTTAAGCCAAGGCTGATAACTGTCACTGGCGGTGAGCCTATGGTACTGCCGTTCTTCTTTGAACTCAGCGAGTACCTGAGAAAGAATACCCGCGGTGAGATGAACCTGATGACCAATGGCACTTACATTACCGAAGAAAATGCAGCTAAGATAAAGGAACTTTATGATGCTGTATTCATAAGTGTTGACGGCTCGGATGAAAAGTCCTGCAGCGAGATAAGAGGAGCAGGGGTGTTTGGAAAGGTAATGGATGCCATCAAGTATCTGAAGGCGGCAGGAGTTAAGAATATATCCCTTTCCTTTGTACTTACAGCACAGAACAGAGAGCATGAGAAGCCTTTCCTGAAGCTGTGCAGGGAGCTGGAAGTCAGCCCCATGGTGAGAACGTTTTCGCCCGTAGGAAGAGGCAAGGATCACAAGGACTGGTATATCCAGGATGAATCGGTGGAAGACAATGATCCTGTTGATCCCGAGTTTGTAAAGAAGACAAAAGAGAACCAGCCTTACATCGAGTTTGGTGCCTGCGGCGGACGCTACGGTTCCTTTACGGTAAATGCAAAAGGAAATATGTTCCTGTGCGCACCCTATGAATGTTCCGAGAAACCTATCGGAAATATTCTCGAGGTTGACGATATAAACAAGTATTTTTACGAAGAGGAATTCAGGAAAACAGAAAGCTATCTGAACTTTGAAAAGAAAATGCCTGAGAATTTCAAGAGATGTCAGGAGTGCAGTGTAAAGTACTTCTGCTGGCACTGTCCTTTCCTGTTCGAGCAGTCACTGAAAAACGAGAAGTCGTTTGATAACTACTGCAAGATCAGAAAAAAAGAGATCGGCTTTTCGCTTTGGGGTGAGATCTGA
- a CDS encoding radical SAM/SPASM domain-containing protein: protein MHVVFWTTNDCNLNCSYCYNRMSNNIKKEYMTREVADAAIDMLTKLDCWKTADEIAVQFHGGEPLMNCDIIEYIMERFEALVPASKLYYGMTTNGTLYDDRRKKIIDKINELSLSLDGKAEIHDLNRKFVSGKGSFDIVMDTARDISKRKDVRLRMTVTRDTIGDLCDTVCYFLEEGFRRIIPVLDMYDSHWKDEDEPIIFEQFRKIKEYIEEKDYGDAVISYVTESEFVRKAKCTGGVESFHFLPDGSIYPCSLTVGDSYWLLGNVLDTGLDKAKVDELQMINNKDTSSCTGCEMYHYCASSRCKLINKKITGDYYTASSIACLCSRLEYEFA from the coding sequence ATGCACGTTGTATTTTGGACTACGAATGATTGCAACCTGAACTGCAGCTACTGCTACAACAGGATGAGCAATAATATAAAGAAAGAATATATGACCAGAGAGGTCGCAGATGCAGCGATAGATATGCTGACCAAGCTTGACTGCTGGAAAACTGCCGATGAGATCGCAGTACAGTTCCACGGCGGTGAGCCTCTCATGAATTGCGATATAATAGAGTATATCATGGAGCGTTTTGAAGCTCTGGTGCCTGCATCAAAGCTGTACTACGGAATGACTACCAACGGTACGCTCTATGATGACAGAAGAAAAAAGATAATCGATAAAATAAACGAACTATCGCTGAGCCTTGACGGCAAGGCGGAGATACATGACCTGAACAGAAAGTTCGTAAGCGGCAAGGGTTCGTTTGATATCGTTATGGATACAGCCAGGGATATCAGCAAGAGAAAAGATGTCCGGCTGAGGATGACTGTTACAAGAGATACTATCGGTGATCTTTGCGATACGGTCTGCTATTTCCTGGAGGAGGGTTTCAGACGGATAATACCCGTACTGGATATGTATGACTCTCACTGGAAGGACGAGGACGAGCCGATAATATTTGAGCAGTTCCGCAAGATAAAAGAATATATAGAAGAAAAAGACTATGGAGATGCCGTTATCTCGTACGTTACCGAATCGGAATTTGTCCGCAAGGCAAAATGTACGGGCGGCGTGGAAAGTTTCCACTTCCTGCCTGACGGCAGCATCTATCCGTGTTCGTTGACAGTAGGTGACAGTTACTGGCTGCTGGGAAATGTGCTGGACACAGGGCTTGACAAAGCCAAGGTGGATGAGCTCCAGATGATAAACAACAAGGACACATCAAGCTGTACCGGCTGTGAGATGTATCACTACTGTGCAAGCTCAAGATGTAAACTTATAAATAAAAAGATAACAGGCGATTATTATACTGCCAGCAGTATAGCCTGTCTATGCAGCAGACTTGAATACGAGTTTGCTTAA